In a genomic window of Mustela nigripes isolate SB6536 chromosome 8, MUSNIG.SB6536, whole genome shotgun sequence:
- the LOC132023002 gene encoding mediator of RNA polymerase II transcription subunit 7-like: protein MSDQHGDGFEDLPSNKYLLSSCYDQRLVIALPPPPMQYVKQYTDENTQEGLAPKPPPPIKDTSMMFGNQFQCDDPIIRPSESQGIKWLHPMQFDLKKELRKLNMSILINFLDLLGILIRSPGSTKPEEKPEDLKLLFVHVHHLINEYRPHQARETLRVMLEVPKGQCLETAEPFQKHLERVIEMIQNCLALSNDPPHSEAGMRVKTEPVDADDSNNCIGQNEQQRENSGHRRDQVREKDAALCVLIDEMNERL, encoded by the exons ATGTCAGACCAACATGGTGATGGATTTGAAGACCTTCCatccaacaaatacttattgagctcCTGCTATGACCAGAGGCTGGTcat TGCTCTTCCACCACCCCCAATGCAGTACGTCAAGCAATATACAGATGAAAATACTCAGGAAGGCCTAGCTCCCAAGCCTCCACCTCCAATAAAAGACACTTCTATGATGTTTGGCAATCAATTCCAATGTGATGATCCTATCATCCGCCCTTCAGAAAGTCAGGGTATCAAATGGCTTCATCCTATGCAGTTTGATCTCAAGAAGGAACTGAGAAAACTCAATATGTCTAttc TTATTAATTTCTTAGACCTCTTAGGTATCTTGATAAGGAGCCCTGGGAGTACAAAACCAGAAGAGAAACCAGAAGATCTTAAGCTGCTTTTTGTACATGTGCATCATCTCATAAATGAATACCGACCCCACCAAGCAAGAGAGACATTGAGAGTCATGCTGGAGGTACCGAAAGGTCAATGTCTTGAAACAGCTGAGCCATTTCAGAAGCACCTGGAGCGAGTCATTGAGATGATTCAGAATTGTCTGGCTTTGTCTAATGATCCGCCTCATTCAGAAGCAGGGATGAGAGTAAAGACTGAACCAGTGGATGCTGATGATAGCAACAATTGTATTGGACAGAATgaacagcaaagagaaaattcaggTCATAGGAGAGACCAGGTTAGAGAGAAAGATGCTGCCCTGTGTGTTCTAAttgatgaaatgaatgaaagactatga